AGCGTCAGCAGGAAGCGGCCGGAGCTGCAGACCCCCAGGCGGTCCTGCAGCCGGTAGGCGTTGGCCCAGGTGGCCAGGGCCTCGCGGTACATGCCAGTGCAGGTCAGGCGCTGTGCGGCCTGCAGGTCCGGCAGGAAGAAGAACTCGAGGAACTCGGGGGAGCGGCGGATCTCATCGATGGAGTGCAGGTGGGACAGGAACTGTTCGAAGGCCCGGCTCCGCTTGGCAATGGTCTCAGCAGTGAAGTTCCGGCGCAGtctcttcctggggaaggcGACGCTGGCCATGTCGCAGCTGAAGCGGCAGCGCAGGCGGCGGTTCAGCTGCTCAAAGTCCGAATAGCGCCGGGCGATGGCGGCAGGGGCCTTGTCAAACTGGCCAGAGCGGATCAGGTAGATGGTGTAGAGCTGCGGGGGAGGCGGGTGTCAGGCAGCGCCGTGGGCACGTCGCTCCCGGCACAAGCACAGCGGGGTGTGCGGCCACAGAGGGGTGGGGGAGTTTGCCCGAACAGAAGGGAGTGgactgggctgctgcagctgcagcacccaCCAGCAATAGTTACCTGAGGCTCATCTGAGCCGCCAGCACCATCCGAGCAGCAcggggaaagagaaaaaaataagcgCCAGCCCCGTGTGATCCCTGCCCCGCGGAGAGCAGGACTCGTACCCAACCCGTGCCCGCCCAGCCGCGCCGGGCTCACTCACCACGTACTTGGAAGAGCGCTCGCTGACCACGCTGGCGCTGGTGACCTCGAAGAGCAGGCGCTGCGGTGCCAGGCTGCCCCGCGACCTCcgccacagctcctgcagctgccggGTCAGCAGGCTGCCGCCGGGGCGCTCCGCCGCAGAGACCCACTCTGTGCCGGGAGAGGGCTGTCAGTGCCCTCCGCGGGGACAGGCCTCTGACATCTGTCGCGCTGCCGGACGCCACCATGGCAGGAGTGTCCCTGGAGTCACCCCAGTCCCCCCAGCTCACCGCCCCAGCACCTGCCTCCGTCCTCCgtgcccgccgccgcccccggcgccTGCGGcggctcctccagctcctcgcTAGCTCcgtccccctcctcctcctcctcctcgtcttCGTGGCTGG
This Passer domesticus isolate bPasDom1 chromosome 16, bPasDom1.hap1, whole genome shotgun sequence DNA region includes the following protein-coding sequences:
- the SNX21 gene encoding sorting nexin-21 isoform X3; the encoded protein is MAARILHRLRHALAGEPGREEPAGGGGEPEDCPESSELEDDTEGLSTRLSGTLSFTSHEDEEEEEEGDGASEELEEPPQAPGAAAGTEDGGRVGLCGGAPRRQPADPAAAGAVAEVAGQPGTAAPALRGHQRQRGQRALFQLYTIYLIRSGQFDKAPAAIARRYSDFEQLNRRLRCRFSCDMASVAFPRKRLRRNFTAETIAKRSRAFEQFLSHLHSIDEIRRSPEFLEFFFLPDLQAAQRLTCTGMYREALATWANAYRLQDRLGVCSSGRFLLTLAGLAVCHQELDQLSEAHGCCEQALQLLEAQGSHPLLGPFLQAHVHLAWKVGKDKRRSEARLQDLREAGLPLQQQPSLKECLIKEPLE
- the SNX21 gene encoding sorting nexin-21 isoform X1 — its product is MAARILHRLRHALAGEPGREEPAGGGGEPEDCPESSELEDDTEGLSTRLSGTLSFTSHEDEEEEEEGDGASEELEEPPQAPGAAAGTEDGGRVGLCGGAPRRQPADPAAAGAVAEVAGQPGTAAPALRGHQRQRGQRALFQVRDEPQLYTIYLIRSGQFDKAPAAIARRYSDFEQLNRRLRCRFSCDMASVAFPRKRLRRNFTAETIAKRSRAFEQFLSHLHSIDEIRRSPEFLEFFFLPDLQAAQRLTCTGMYREALATWANAYRLQDRLGVCSSGRFLLTLAGLAVCHQELDQLSEAHGCCEQALQLLEAQGSHPLLGPFLQAHVHLAWKVGKDKRRSEARLQDLREAGLPLQQQPSLKECLIKEPLE
- the SNX21 gene encoding sorting nexin-21 isoform X2, with amino-acid sequence MAARILHRLRHALAGEPGREEPAGGGGEPEDCPESSELEDDTEGLSTRLSGTLSFTSHEDEEEEEEGDGASEELEEPPQAPGAAAGTEDGEWVSAAERPGGSLLTRQLQELWRRSRGSLAPQRLLFEVTSASVVSERSSKYVLYTIYLIRSGQFDKAPAAIARRYSDFEQLNRRLRCRFSCDMASVAFPRKRLRRNFTAETIAKRSRAFEQFLSHLHSIDEIRRSPEFLEFFFLPDLQAAQRLTCTGMYREALATWANAYRLQDRLGVCSSGRFLLTLAGLAVCHQELDQLSEAHGCCEQALQLLEAQGSHPLLGPFLQAHVHLAWKVGKDKRRSEARLQDLREAGLPLQQQPSLKECLIKEPLE